The following are encoded together in the Pleurocapsa sp. FMAR1 genome:
- a CDS encoding bifunctional helix-turn-helix transcriptional regulator/GNAT family N-acetyltransferase, giving the protein MDFYFQVGKLALGSRLRRLSEMLTEDATKVYDLYEVPLDPKWFPVFYVLSHKEEASITEIAQIIGHSHPSVSQIIKEMKTKELVITNKSAEDARVNIAKLSSTGKQLISKIEKQYLDVTKAVEDLLSQTQDDLWNIIEEVEFLLADKNFLERVREARKVRERQQIEIIDYSTRFQKNFQDLNYEWIKKHFELEESDYQSLNNPDENILQPGGHIYLARYNNEIIGTCALIKVNDNTYELAKMAVTEGNRGRGIGWLLGQAAILKARELGAKTIFLESNTILKPAINLYQKLGFRKIVGQPSAYKRCNIQMELKLV; this is encoded by the coding sequence ATGGATTTTTATTTTCAGGTTGGCAAATTGGCATTAGGTAGTCGCTTACGTCGTTTGAGTGAGATGTTGACAGAGGATGCCACAAAAGTCTACGACCTATATGAAGTTCCGTTAGACCCCAAATGGTTTCCTGTCTTTTATGTCCTTTCACATAAAGAGGAAGCATCAATTACAGAAATTGCGCAAATTATTGGTCATTCGCACCCGTCCGTCAGTCAAATTATCAAAGAAATGAAAACAAAAGAATTGGTAATTACTAACAAGAGTGCTGAGGATGCAAGAGTAAATATTGCCAAGCTTTCTAGTACTGGAAAACAACTTATCTCTAAAATTGAAAAGCAGTACCTCGACGTAACCAAGGCTGTTGAAGATCTTTTATCGCAAACACAGGATGATTTATGGAATATTATCGAAGAGGTTGAGTTTCTACTTGCTGACAAAAACTTTCTCGAGCGTGTCCGAGAAGCGCGAAAAGTTCGTGAACGCCAACAAATTGAAATTATTGATTACTCTACTAGGTTTCAAAAAAACTTTCAAGATTTAAATTATGAATGGATTAAAAAACACTTTGAGTTAGAAGAATCAGACTATCAATCTCTTAACAATCCAGATGAAAATATTTTGCAGCCTGGGGGACATATATATTTAGCGCGTTATAACAATGAAATTATTGGTACTTGTGCCTTGATTAAAGTGAATGACAATACCTATGAGTTAGCAAAAATGGCAGTCACAGAAGGCAATAGAGGCAGAGGTATCGGCTGGTTATTAGGGCAAGCTGCTATTCTTAAAGCACGTGAATTAGGAGCAAAAACAATTTTTTTAGAAAGTAATACAATTTTAAAACCTGCAATTAATCTTTATCAAAAGTTAGGGTTTCGGAAAATTGTCGGGCAACCCTCAGCTTATAAGCGTTGTAATATTCAGATGGAGCTTAAACTTGTCTGA
- a CDS encoding isoprenyl transferase — translation MTAQLLTTLATELNLAKLPHHVAVIMDGNGRWAKQKGLPRIEGHRQGAKTLKEMLRYCKDLGIKILTAYAFSTENWGRPTGEVNFLMALFERLLQKELKEMEAEEVCINFIGDLSPLPTSLQQEMRHSMERTKNNQGVYFNVAINYGSRHEMVKACQAIAEKVQLGELSADSINEETIAQHLYTSASADPDLLIRTSGEMRLSNFLLWQLAYTEIYVTDTLWPDFNHQQFDRALQSYQKRDRRFGKKIG, via the coding sequence ATGACAGCCCAACTATTAACCACTTTAGCCACCGAACTGAATCTAGCAAAATTGCCTCACCATGTAGCTGTAATTATGGATGGCAATGGTCGCTGGGCAAAACAAAAAGGTCTACCCCGCATTGAAGGACATCGGCAAGGGGCAAAAACTCTCAAGGAAATGCTGCGCTACTGCAAAGATTTGGGTATTAAAATTCTAACCGCCTATGCCTTTTCGACTGAAAACTGGGGTCGTCCGACTGGGGAAGTCAATTTCCTGATGGCATTGTTTGAAAGGCTTTTACAGAAAGAATTAAAAGAAATGGAAGCCGAAGAGGTATGTATCAACTTTATTGGTGATTTATCGCCTTTGCCCACATCTTTGCAGCAGGAAATGCGTCATTCGATGGAGCGGACTAAGAATAATCAAGGGGTGTATTTTAACGTAGCAATTAACTATGGTAGTCGTCACGAAATGGTAAAAGCCTGTCAGGCGATCGCCGAAAAGGTGCAGCTAGGAGAACTTTCTGCCGATTCTATTAACGAAGAGACGATCGCTCAACACCTTTATACTTCTGCCAGTGCCGATCCTGATTTGCTAATTCGCACCAGTGGAGAAATGCGTTTGAGTAACTTTTTGCTGTGGCAACTAGCCTATACAGAAATTTATGTCACTGATACACTTTGGCCTGATTTTAATCATCAGCAGTTTGATCGGGCTTTACAATCATATCAAAAGCGCGATCGCCGTTTTGGCAAAAAAATTGGCTGA
- a CDS encoding ComF family protein, with translation MLKQLLSVFLESRCEFCQRATSKTLCVYCQKKLASCRLKEDYRLSLADNLPIFAWGKYDGQLKRAIALMKYDNKPEMGRVLGQLLGKAWLESSLIEPQPKMTVVPIPLYSKKLKDRGFNQAEIIAISFCQLTGYGLNTKSLVRVRDTQAMFNLSPEDRVKNLHDAFRLVGKLPKHPVLLLDDIYTMGTTIKESANVLQQHNTRVIGAVVVAKTMNNN, from the coding sequence ATGTTGAAACAATTACTTTCGGTATTTCTAGAATCTCGCTGTGAATTTTGTCAGCGTGCTACTTCAAAAACTCTTTGTGTATATTGTCAAAAAAAGTTAGCTAGTTGTCGCTTAAAAGAAGACTATCGCCTGTCATTAGCTGACAATTTACCCATCTTTGCTTGGGGTAAATATGATGGACAATTAAAAAGAGCGATCGCCCTGATGAAATATGATAATAAACCAGAAATGGGCAGAGTATTAGGGCAATTATTAGGAAAAGCTTGGCTGGAGAGTAGTTTAATTGAACCTCAGCCAAAAATGACCGTTGTTCCTATTCCTTTATATAGTAAAAAGCTTAAAGATAGAGGGTTTAATCAGGCGGAAATAATTGCTATAAGTTTTTGTCAGTTAACAGGATATGGTCTAAATACGAAGAGTTTGGTTCGGGTACGGGATACGCAAGCAATGTTTAACTTAAGCCCTGAAGACAGAGTTAAAAACCTCCACGATGCTTTTCGACTAGTAGGCAAATTACCTAAACATCCCGTTTTATTGCTGGATGATATTTATACAATGGGAACTACAATCAAAGAATCAGCTAATGTTTTGCAACAACACAATACTAGGGTGATAGGTGCAGTGGTGGTAGCAAAAACAATGAATAATAATTAA
- a CDS encoding HAD family hydrolase: MLKAILFDLDGTLADTDSIHFAVWQDILVRFELDIDRTFYRQRISGRTNSKIIKDIIPQLTLEEAWKLATEKEETYRRLANSLRPTPGLDRLIRLTDTASLKRAVVTNAPEENAVYMLKILRLTGTFPTVIMAKDAPPGKPDPAPYKLALKSLGVKSKRAIAFEDSPAGINSAVSAGIYTIGITSSYPSEHLMDAGARMTIEDFNDEVLWKLLDRKI, translated from the coding sequence ATGTTAAAAGCGATTTTATTTGATTTAGATGGTACTTTGGCTGATACTGACTCAATTCACTTTGCCGTCTGGCAAGATATATTAGTCAGGTTCGAGCTTGATATCGATCGCACTTTTTATCGCCAAAGAATATCTGGTAGAACCAACTCGAAGATAATTAAAGATATTATTCCCCAGCTAACTTTAGAAGAGGCTTGGAAACTGGCTACAGAAAAAGAAGAAACTTATCGGCGACTTGCTAATTCTCTGCGACCAACCCCTGGGTTGGATAGATTAATCCGTTTGACAGACACCGCCTCTTTAAAACGTGCTGTTGTGACCAATGCGCCCGAAGAAAATGCCGTTTATATGCTTAAAATACTGCGTTTAACAGGGACGTTTCCCACAGTGATTATGGCAAAGGATGCACCTCCAGGAAAACCAGATCCCGCTCCTTATAAGTTAGCTTTAAAAAGTTTAGGAGTGAAAAGCAAAAGAGCGATCGCTTTTGAAGATTCGCCAGCAGGTATAAACTCCGCAGTTAGTGCTGGAATCTATACTATCGGTATCACGTCTAGCTATCCTTCAGAGCATTTAATGGATGCAGGAGCAAGGATGACGATCGAAGATTTTAATGATGAGGTTTTGTGGAAATTGCTCGATCGTAAAATTTAA
- the cbiE gene encoding precorrin-6y C5,15-methyltransferase (decarboxylating) subunit CbiE, which yields MVIAVVGIGLDGEKGLTLNARNIVEQATILAGSKRHLNYFAEQAVEKIELTNLQTGLEAIAQLNLAEHNVVILASGDPLFFGLGRLLLEKFFPEQIQFYPHVSSVQLAFSRLKIPWQDAQTISVHGRSTDELVKLLKQGKEKIALLTDSHNNPAAIASLFLSLDLPLNYSFYICENLGDIAEKIHHFSSEQVVELSNLDDNYFASLNVLILLRQTQNENLELNNLPLIGLPDSSFLSFSDRPSLITKKEIRLSILGELSLQPKQTVWDIGAGTGSVSIEIARLCPTSKVFAIEKTSMGSNLITKNCQRFKVDNINSINGKAPKALLDLPNPNRIFIGGSGGNLIDILNYCGQKLTEKGIIVMAFATIEHHLQAINWFNNNSWQYRLLQLQISRSMPVHHLTRFTPLNPVTLITAYR from the coding sequence ATGGTAATTGCCGTTGTTGGTATTGGCTTAGATGGTGAAAAAGGATTAACTTTAAATGCTAGAAATATAGTAGAACAAGCTACGATTTTGGCAGGTAGCAAACGCCATCTAAATTATTTTGCTGAACAGGCAGTAGAGAAAATAGAGCTAACTAATCTTCAAACAGGATTAGAGGCGATCGCACAACTAAACTTGGCTGAACATAATGTTGTTATTTTAGCTAGTGGCGATCCACTTTTTTTTGGTTTAGGACGATTGTTATTAGAAAAGTTTTTTCCCGAACAAATTCAATTTTATCCCCACGTTAGTTCAGTTCAATTAGCCTTTAGTCGTCTAAAAATTCCTTGGCAAGATGCTCAAACAATAAGCGTTCATGGGCGAAGTACCGATGAGTTGGTTAAGCTTTTGAAGCAAGGAAAGGAGAAGATTGCCCTATTAACGGATAGTCATAACAATCCTGCTGCGATCGCATCTCTTTTTCTCAGTTTAGACCTGCCTCTTAACTATAGTTTTTATATCTGTGAAAACTTGGGAGATATAGCAGAAAAGATACATCATTTCTCCTCTGAACAAGTAGTTGAATTAAGTAATTTAGACGATAATTATTTTGCTTCTCTAAATGTTTTAATACTATTGCGTCAGACACAAAATGAGAATTTAGAACTTAATAATTTGCCCTTAATCGGATTACCTGATAGTAGTTTTCTAAGCTTTAGCGATCGCCCTAGTCTAATTACCAAAAAAGAAATTCGTTTATCTATCCTGGGAGAATTATCACTACAGCCAAAGCAAACGGTATGGGATATTGGCGCAGGAACAGGTTCTGTCTCCATTGAAATAGCTAGATTATGTCCTACCTCTAAAGTATTTGCGATCGAAAAGACTAGTATGGGTTCAAATTTAATTACCAAAAATTGCCAGAGATTTAAAGTCGATAACATTAACAGTATTAACGGCAAAGCACCAAAAGCACTATTGGATTTACCCAATCCTAATCGCATTTTTATTGGTGGCAGTGGCGGAAACTTAATTGATATTCTAAATTATTGCGGTCAAAAGCTAACAGAAAAGGGAATTATCGTCATGGCATTTGCTACTATTGAGCATCACTTGCAAGCAATCAACTGGTTTAATAATAATTCCTGGCAATATCGCTTATTACAGCTACAGATATCTCGTTCCATGCCAGTACATCACCTAACCCGCTTTACGCCTTTAAATCCCGTTACCCTAATTACGGCTTACCGCTAA
- a CDS encoding response regulator transcription factor: MPRILVIDDDPAISELVSINLEMAGYDVNQAEDGIKGQALAVQLQPDLVMLDLMLPKVDGFTVCQRLRRDDRTSDIPVLMLSALGQTQDKVEGFNAGADDYLTKPFEVEEMLARVRALLRRTDRIPQAAKHSEILNFGPLTLIPERFEAIWFEKTVKLTHLEFELLHCLLQRHGQTVAPPEILKEVWGYDPDDDIETIRVHIRHLRTKLEPDPRHPSYIKTVYGAGYCLELPSTEQMLVPKDRVTA, encoded by the coding sequence ATGCCCAGAATACTTGTAATTGACGACGACCCCGCAATCTCTGAATTAGTCTCTATCAACCTGGAGATGGCTGGCTATGATGTCAACCAAGCAGAAGATGGAATCAAGGGTCAGGCTTTGGCGGTGCAGCTACAGCCTGACTTAGTAATGCTAGATCTGATGTTGCCTAAAGTCGATGGCTTTACAGTTTGCCAACGATTACGCCGAGACGATCGCACCTCTGATATTCCAGTTTTAATGTTGAGTGCTTTGGGACAAACCCAAGATAAAGTAGAAGGCTTTAATGCTGGTGCAGATGACTACCTAACTAAACCTTTTGAAGTAGAAGAAATGCTGGCCAGAGTAAGAGCTTTGTTGCGTCGTACAGACCGCATACCGCAAGCAGCCAAGCACTCAGAAATTCTTAACTTTGGACCTTTGACCTTAATTCCCGAACGTTTTGAAGCTATTTGGTTTGAGAAAACAGTTAAGCTGACTCATTTAGAGTTTGAATTACTTCACTGTCTGTTGCAGCGTCACGGACAAACTGTCGCGCCTCCAGAAATTCTTAAAGAAGTTTGGGGTTACGATCCCGATGACGATATCGAAACTATTCGGGTTCATATTCGCCACCTACGGACTAAGCTAGAACCAGATCCTCGTCATCCTAGCTATATTAAAACTGTTTATGGTGCAGGATATTGTTTAGAGTTGCCTAGCACAGAACAAATGCTTGTTCCTAAAGATCGAGTGACAGCATAA
- a CDS encoding iron uptake porin, protein MKKSGALFIIGISVFLLATPQVEAQVVESGNKFTRNFKANNINNDLDQIDLQNNSKNDLGQVTNVESLRDVAPTDWAYQALANLVNRYGCIAGFPDRTFRGSQPLTRYEFAAGLNSCLNQIERLIASNASVSPEDLATIQSLQQKFGTELKLLGNRLDNLSERTASLEDNQFSATTKLSGEAIFSLAGATGGDPVAGDDPQIVFNNRLRLTLNTSFSGKDLLITGLQANNFGGAIDGSGSIQNSLFPTESLLSAGSTKLSFEPQFPRFNPQDTSQEVGSNSIELYKLLYIFPSGWDKLTLFAGTAVEATDAFPTIIPFADEGQGAVSRFAALNPVLRISGGTSQTGLASATGFIFNLSDKIDLRALYASVSAAIPEKGDNNVLGAGIFNGSILASTQLTLKPTDNIDIGLNYAYSYHELDILATGLDRFSATALAIPNQTVNPDGTVNVGGILDTPVQIHSVGASFNWNFLPKLAFTGYGSYFFVNSASGADASSEFLSWMTGLYAQDLLKEGNTAGLIFGQPLNRVDAGGVAQLTEPNVDRGIPYHLEFFYNYKVSDNLSLTPGVFVLFNPEGNKNNDTTTVGVLRTTFAF, encoded by the coding sequence ATGAAAAAGTCAGGTGCTTTATTTATCATAGGAATTTCTGTCTTTTTGCTGGCTACGCCTCAAGTTGAAGCACAAGTAGTTGAATCTGGCAATAAGTTTACAAGAAATTTTAAAGCTAATAATATTAATAACGATCTCGATCAAATTGACCTGCAAAATAACTCGAAAAATGATCTAGGTCAAGTAACAAATGTAGAAAGTTTACGAGATGTTGCCCCTACAGATTGGGCTTATCAAGCTCTCGCTAACCTAGTCAATCGCTATGGCTGTATTGCAGGTTTTCCCGATCGCACATTTAGAGGTAGTCAGCCCTTAACCCGTTATGAATTTGCTGCTGGTCTAAATAGCTGTTTAAATCAAATTGAACGTTTGATTGCTAGCAATGCCAGTGTTAGCCCAGAAGATTTGGCAACCATTCAAAGTTTACAACAGAAGTTTGGAACAGAATTGAAGTTACTAGGTAACAGACTAGATAATCTTTCAGAAAGAACGGCCTCACTTGAAGACAATCAATTTTCTGCTACCACAAAATTAAGCGGTGAAGCTATTTTCTCCTTGGCTGGTGCAACTGGAGGAGATCCAGTTGCAGGAGACGATCCTCAAATTGTTTTTAACAACCGCCTCCGCCTGACTTTGAATACCAGCTTTTCTGGTAAAGACTTATTAATTACGGGTTTGCAGGCTAATAATTTTGGCGGTGCAATAGATGGTTCTGGTAGCATTCAAAATAGTTTATTTCCTACAGAATCTTTACTAAGTGCCGGCTCGACCAAACTTAGTTTTGAACCTCAGTTTCCCCGCTTCAATCCCCAAGATACCTCCCAAGAGGTTGGAAGCAATTCCATCGAGCTTTACAAACTACTTTACATTTTTCCTTCGGGTTGGGATAAACTTACTTTGTTTGCTGGAACGGCAGTCGAAGCTACCGATGCTTTTCCAACTATTATTCCTTTTGCCGATGAAGGACAGGGGGCAGTTTCTCGATTTGCTGCTTTAAATCCAGTGCTACGCATATCGGGAGGAACTTCTCAAACTGGATTAGCCTCGGCAACGGGTTTTATTTTTAACCTCTCCGATAAAATAGACCTGCGGGCTTTATATGCTAGCGTTAGTGCTGCTATTCCCGAAAAAGGAGATAATAATGTTTTAGGTGCGGGGATATTTAATGGCAGTATCTTAGCTTCAACTCAATTGACCTTGAAGCCGACAGATAATATCGATATAGGCTTGAACTATGCTTATAGCTATCACGAACTAGATATATTAGCCACGGGACTAGATAGATTTTCGGCAACTGCTTTAGCAATTCCCAATCAAACTGTCAATCCAGATGGAACTGTTAATGTTGGCGGTATTCTAGACACGCCCGTACAAATTCATTCAGTCGGGGCTTCTTTTAACTGGAATTTTTTGCCCAAGCTGGCTTTTACAGGATATGGATCTTACTTTTTTGTTAATTCCGCATCTGGCGCAGATGCTTCTTCAGAATTTCTTAGCTGGATGACGGGTCTTTATGCTCAAGATTTATTAAAAGAAGGAAATACGGCAGGACTCATTTTTGGACAACCCTTAAACCGAGTTGATGCTGGTGGTGTAGCACAACTAACAGAACCCAATGTTGATCGAGGAATACCTTATCATTTAGAATTTTTCTACAATTACAAAGTTAGCGATAATTTAAGTCTGACCCCTGGAGTGTTTGTTTTGTTTAATCCAGAAGGTAATAAGAATAACGATACAACTACGGTGGGTGTTTTGCGAACTACTTTTGCTTTTTAA
- a CDS encoding biliverdin-producing heme oxygenase, translated as MSVNLATMLREGTKKSHSMAENVGFVKCFLKGVVEKKSYRKLVTSLYFVYSAMEEEMENLKDHPVVSKIYFPELNRKESLEQDLHFYYGANWREEAKNSQAGKAYVARIRELAKSQPELLVAHCYTRYLGDLSGGQILKKISQRAMNLTNGEGTAFYEFEDIADEKAFKDKYRQAMNELPIDRSTAEKIVDEANDAFAMNMKLFQELEGNLVKAIGVMLFNTLTRRRVRGSTELATAE; from the coding sequence ATGAGCGTAAATTTAGCCACAATGTTACGGGAAGGGACAAAAAAGTCTCACTCAATGGCAGAAAACGTTGGTTTTGTTAAATGTTTTCTTAAAGGAGTAGTCGAGAAAAAATCCTATCGGAAACTAGTTACTAGTCTTTACTTTGTCTATTCGGCAATGGAAGAAGAGATGGAGAATCTTAAAGATCATCCTGTAGTTTCTAAAATTTATTTTCCTGAACTTAATCGCAAAGAAAGTTTAGAACAGGATTTGCATTTTTACTACGGTGCTAACTGGCGCGAAGAAGCTAAAAATTCTCAAGCGGGAAAAGCTTATGTCGCTCGCATTAGAGAACTAGCCAAATCTCAGCCAGAATTGTTAGTAGCTCACTGCTACACGCGCTACTTAGGAGATCTCTCTGGAGGACAAATCCTTAAGAAAATTTCTCAAAGAGCTATGAATTTAACTAATGGCGAAGGAACAGCTTTTTATGAGTTTGAAGACATCGCTGATGAAAAAGCATTTAAAGACAAATATCGTCAAGCAATGAACGAATTGCCTATCGATCGCTCTACTGCTGAAAAGATAGTCGATGAAGCTAATGATGCTTTTGCCATGAATATGAAGTTATTCCAAGAGCTTGAAGGTAACTTGGTCAAAGCGATTGGGGTTATGTTGTTTAACACCCTAACTCGTCGTCGCGTTCGTGGTAGTACAGAGCTTGCTACTGCTGAGTAA
- a CDS encoding ferritin-like domain-containing protein — protein MYQPTRDLAGEVCFRPNFFQTKARINYLIDEYLSPEELGDRLEDLPRQFENPQPRQWATINWQDINPEQVVGLELDVFLSIIKGALDTEAPIRDYTQTSRQYLEPIHPTMAKFVGGEINKDGKIIELGLWEKEERLHTPALAKIYQQLTNQKIIPQLRTAKSYQAWENPYQDLYKHGLHRVATEYSAACLYLWLMSHTTGTIQEILAELLKDEVNHLVKFWGMGMWLYPHGAKHLIQYLLSQIHTILPISCEVSLQSQLNLNERGGEETSPCPIKLLKSTFQRMMSALDWQSWSILSRGELIYTFIWVLKLMWHWSSQLTPEYLQSCCATPEFFGE, from the coding sequence ATGTACCAACCAACCAGAGATTTAGCGGGAGAAGTTTGTTTTCGTCCTAACTTTTTTCAAACCAAAGCCAGAATTAATTATTTAATTGATGAATATTTAAGTCCAGAAGAATTGGGCGATCGCTTAGAAGATTTACCCCGACAGTTTGAGAATCCCCAACCCCGACAGTGGGCTACTATAAATTGGCAGGATATAAATCCAGAACAAGTCGTTGGTCTTGAACTGGATGTTTTTTTGTCGATTATCAAAGGTGCGTTAGACACAGAAGCACCAATTAGGGATTACACCCAAACCAGTAGACAGTATCTTGAACCTATTCATCCGACTATGGCAAAATTTGTCGGCGGAGAGATCAACAAAGACGGCAAAATAATTGAATTAGGTTTATGGGAAAAAGAAGAGCGACTACATACTCCAGCCTTAGCTAAAATTTATCAGCAGCTTACCAATCAAAAAATTATTCCCCAACTGCGAACAGCTAAAAGCTATCAAGCCTGGGAAAATCCTTATCAAGATCTCTACAAACATGGACTGCACCGCGTAGCTACAGAGTACAGCGCAGCTTGTTTATATCTGTGGTTGATGTCTCACACTACAGGCACAATTCAAGAAATACTAGCAGAATTATTAAAGGATGAAGTTAATCATCTAGTTAAGTTTTGGGGGATGGGAATGTGGTTATATCCTCATGGTGCAAAACACCTAATTCAGTATCTTCTTAGCCAAATTCATACTATCTTACCTATATCCTGTGAAGTAAGTTTACAATCTCAGTTAAATTTGAACGAGAGGGGTGGCGAAGAAACCTCACCATGCCCGATCAAGTTGTTGAAATCAACCTTTCAACGTATGATGTCAGCTTTAGATTGGCAGTCTTGGTCAATCTTATCTAGAGGCGAATTAATTTACACTTTTATTTGGGTATTAAAACTTATGTGGCACTGGAGTAGCCAATTGACACCAGAATATTTACAATCATGCTGTGCAACCCCAGAATTTTTTGGGGAATAA
- a CDS encoding alpha/beta hydrolase, giving the protein MNFAQSTRFAIASFILGIFATVFPVTAIAAEKITFNLSPFGQFNIQVDDLETFVDTGEVSSELAYYLNRLPPQQVEKLPKLLSTPLEVNPLSISNFSNSTVGEAVIKNFGKGIRADANINGFFALRGAIIAAAFDDRGLTIINLLRQFPLETVYVDPKVIEQYIKRGSTLLKNRKVLDRAFLNHAQNSASSKAQSELQELQIQGTYTWNKRTLSYKNPRRDSKGYFDLYQPKVNQLVPLIVISHGLASDRQTFAYLGEHFASHGFAVAIVEHDDISLNKFDRFLSGSTRFPEPNNLIDQPLDVKSVLDRLEQESATNPRLQNKLNLQEVGVLGQSIGGYTSLALAGGKLTADKMAEECQPENYRDVLLDLSSLAKCTFDDLKDSHYQLQDPRIKAVVAINPLGKIFGKEGMGAIKIPTMLISGTHDLITPSVDEQLKPFTWLNRDVDKYLVLVKPGTHFSFLQEGLGVLPVPEGIVGPSPSSAYPGLKALSTAFFKAYLAHQEKYKNYLQSDRLDILSNDAFEFSLIRSLTPTKLQEIITNN; this is encoded by the coding sequence GTGAATTTTGCTCAGTCAACTAGGTTTGCGATCGCTTCTTTCATTTTAGGTATATTTGCAACTGTATTTCCAGTTACAGCAATAGCAGCCGAAAAAATTACCTTTAACTTATCTCCTTTTGGTCAGTTTAATATCCAAGTTGATGACCTTGAAACCTTTGTAGATACTGGAGAAGTATCTTCTGAGCTTGCTTACTACCTTAATCGTTTACCTCCTCAGCAGGTAGAAAAATTACCCAAGCTATTGTCTACTCCTCTAGAAGTTAATCCTTTAAGCATCTCTAATTTTAGTAACTCGACTGTAGGCGAAGCAGTGATTAAAAACTTTGGTAAAGGTATTAGAGCCGATGCCAATATTAATGGTTTTTTTGCTCTTAGAGGCGCAATTATTGCTGCTGCATTTGATGATCGAGGATTAACGATTATCAACCTGCTGCGTCAATTTCCCTTAGAAACTGTATATGTAGATCCAAAGGTGATAGAGCAGTACATTAAGCGAGGATCGACGTTGCTTAAAAATAGAAAAGTACTCGATCGCGCTTTTTTAAATCATGCTCAAAACTCAGCCAGCAGCAAAGCTCAATCCGAACTTCAAGAGCTACAAATTCAAGGGACGTATACCTGGAATAAGCGTACCCTCAGCTATAAAAATCCTCGTCGCGACAGCAAGGGATACTTTGATCTATATCAGCCAAAAGTAAATCAGCTTGTTCCTTTAATTGTTATTTCTCATGGTCTTGCTTCCGATCGTCAAACATTTGCCTATTTAGGTGAACACTTTGCTTCTCATGGTTTCGCCGTAGCCATAGTTGAACATGACGATATTAGCTTAAATAAGTTTGATCGCTTTTTATCAGGCTCGACAAGATTTCCTGAACCTAATAATTTAATCGATCAGCCTTTAGATGTTAAATCTGTTCTAGATCGTTTAGAACAAGAATCAGCAACAAATCCTCGGCTGCAAAATAAATTGAATTTGCAAGAGGTAGGAGTACTTGGACAATCGATAGGGGGTTATACGTCTCTGGCGTTAGCTGGTGGAAAACTAACTGCCGATAAAATGGCTGAGGAATGTCAGCCAGAAAACTATCGAGATGTTTTGCTGGATTTATCTTCTCTAGCTAAATGTACTTTTGATGATCTAAAAGATTCTCACTATCAGTTACAAGATCCCAGAATTAAAGCGGTAGTTGCCATCAACCCCCTAGGCAAAATATTTGGTAAAGAGGGAATGGGTGCAATCAAAATTCCGACTATGCTAATTTCAGGAACTCATGATTTGATTACGCCTTCTGTTGATGAGCAATTAAAACCTTTTACCTGGCTAAATCGAGACGTTGATAAATATCTTGTGCTAGTCAAACCAGGAACCCACTTTAGTTTTTTGCAAGAAGGTTTGGGCGTTTTACCTGTTCCTGAAGGTATAGTAGGACCAAGCCCATCTTCAGCTTATCCTGGACTAAAAGCCCTAAGCACTGCCTTCTTTAAAGCTTATCTGGCTCATCAAGAAAAATATAAAAACTATCTCCAAAGCGATCGCCTAGATATATTAAGTAATGATGCGTTTGAGTTTTCTTTGATCCGTTCTTTAACTCCTACCAAACTTCAGGAGATAATTACTAATAATTGA